TTCAGCGTACATTAAGCAAACCAATGACATCGCTTCTGCGTTTGTTTTGAGTGGCGTGTACGACGCTGGTTCAACACGACTTCGATAAGCAAAAAGATGTTGGATCAACGTCACAGATCAACGCTGTTTCCATGccgacagagagagacatcgATTCTGTGTTGCTTCTGTGTCAGTTTGCTATCTGGGTTTATACATATTTTCTGATATAGTTACcgtaataaagtaaacaaaatagttGCAGTGTTGTTATGTAGCAATATCCATGCACGCAGAGGCGTATCTACAGAGCAGGCAAGGCCAGCAATTACCTGCTGCCCCACATTCTGAGAGGCCCCTGAGGGCTGATCTTTTAAATCATCAGAAATTTTCATCTTAAAATAATGCGAAGCAACATCTCAGCAACCCCCTTTAGGGGCACTGTCTCGTTTGTGACTTGTTTATGCTTCTGCGCCACCCCTTCACACTCGAGTCGCACAAGCTTTAActcctgaagatgaagaggacatACTTTACCTATCTGGCAGCCAGAAGcgcaagagaaaacaagaagaggaggaaaagaggaaacaggacAGCGGTAAGTGATGGAGATAATGAGGAATGAATTAAGGAtaattaaagacaaacaaacccaCATCTTGTCCAGTTTCAGTTTTAGTTCACCTTATTATTTGCAAGATGAATTACTGGTGCTAGTTGGCTAGGGTTAGCATGTTTTGAGTAGAGTTAGCAGTTCTTAATGTGGGCTGAAATGCAATAGATGTTACCTGGAATGATGCGCAGGACACCGGCGGCGCTGCTTGGAAAGTATCAGTGCGAGACTGTGTCTCTTGCTCCTGTGGATCAATACTGTACGTTAGTGaatatgttagttaatattagttaaCATGACATTAAACCTAATTTACATGTAGACAGATCATcgttcatttaaaaatccagtttaaaaCCAACAACACACCGAGGTGCTACTAAAATCACAACTGCTTACCTGTTCTTCAGGTGACGATGGAGTAATGTCCTATTTCccttctctttgtgttttcttcaaaCTTCAGAGCAAAGgagacaaaacaaacatctgCCGAACAAGAACCTGCTGCTGAACCTGCAGTCAAAAGCAACCAGAACTTCAACCAGCAACAAAACccccacaatcctaaactacagcgatacacgacgatgcaaaatagaaaataattcagcaacaaacccccacagtcctaaactacagcgatacacgacgacgcaaaatagaaaataattcagcaacaaacccccacaatcctaaactacagcgatacacaacgatgcaaaatagaaaataattcagcaacaaacccctACAATCCTAAACCTCTGAATCTTTTGATTCCTTTCACCAAAATGACTTGTTCAGATTCATTCCGTGACCCTTTCCGTAAGTTAATAATTCGGCAACAAAGAGAATTTGCAGATTATTGGTTCCTTTAATGATGTCAATAATAAATTTACAGGATCTGGGGCCTCATTTCTAAAACTTTGTGTGGATGCCAGGGTGAAAGTGTGCATATGCACAAAGCCCAGAAAACTGCATGCacgcaaaaataaaatcaggttTATAAAACTTTGCAAACGCGCACCTGCATGATGACACCTGAAGCAATCTTCCACCTGTAGCAGTCTCCTACATCCAGACAGTGCAGTCGCCCTTGAAGCAGGCCAGTGGTTTGGGCTGAATGCACGTGAGAGAGCGTGTcattgtatagtgtatagtgtataccCTTACTCCTGTACAGTCctgcgtggtgtgtgtcggTACCGTTattcccgtatagtcccgcgtggtgcgcgtcggtacccttactcccgtatagtcccgcgtggtgcgtgtcggtaccgttactcccgtatagtcctgctGGTGTTTTAAAGCTGTGCTGTTTCAGAGAGACTCTATCCCAGTGTAGATGCACAATTCCACTTCAACACTCTTCCTGTGCACTAGACCTGCCCCTGGACCCGAGGTTTTACCAGTGAATGTGCTGATCACTGATCAGATCATCTGTCTCCCAACAGAGGATGGCTTACttttagagtctggttcctctcaaggtttcttcctcatgttgtctcagggggTTTTCCTTCaccactgtctcctctggcttgttcattaaggatctaaaaCCAGACctgcatttctgtaaagctgctttagcACAATGTCTATCGTTAAAaatcactatataaataaaattgaactgagtGAAATCTGGCCAGTCTGGGTTTATATCAGAGCACAGGTGAAATAACATCACAGCACAGGTGAAATAACATCACAGTCTGAAATCTTGTGTTGGCTTTAATAAAACTCAGCAGGTCCAAAGTGCCAGTGCTGAAACCACAGTGGAGGTCTTCTGCTTCTTTTACAGATGCAATAATGAAGCAGCTGCAGACTTAATCTACATTTGAATAAAGACAGAGTAAagtataacattaaataaaaggataaatgttttaaatattttctgatgTTCCTAGTAAAAAGCCCCAGCAAAagttatttcccaaaataaaaacatacaagtttatttgtgtttttctgcatttgtttgtctgagggagggaaggagaggaggagttgagtggcagtagcagtggtatgaaaacccatgtgaggatatgaccgcaccaagagaatgagtatagagggagaacaggagaggatcaagtactgagccttgtgggacaccagtggagagtctgcagggagcagatgtggatctcCTCTATGACACCACCGGCTGTACCACCAATTCCTAGactcacacgtgtgtgtgaggacacacccagtaaacactgatcagtcccagctagtgaacacgtgtgtatgaggacacacccagtaaacactgatcagtcccagctagtgaacacgtgtgtgtgaggacacacccagtaaacactgatcagtcccagctagtgggAAAGTTACTGAGCAGCTCAGACTGACATGGAGCAGCTCACAGGGAGAGGAATCACAACAGACAGGTGGGAAAAACATGAGCTTGCAAGGTTCACAAACCTGAGCACTTCTGAAGAAAGTCAGAGCAGAAACAACGatgcaaaacagaaaataatccaAACATGCTGTATGAAGTTATAAGTCTCTTCCCTCTGTTActccattcttatgtttgagcTTCAGGTTCTCCCCCTGCTCCAGCATCATTCGGTTCTCCTCTTGCTCCAACATCATTCggttctcctcctgctccaacATCATTCGGTTCTCCTCCTGCTTCATCATCATTTGTTTCTCTGGCAGTTTAGGCATTTCTGAGGTACCATTCCAGGTCTGGTCTCTTCCTGCTCCACTGCTGCTCCTCTGTACGACTTAATAGAGATGAAAcgtataaaaaataattaaagcgcacattattaaatactaatcacCAACTTCAAAACCTACactcaataaattcatcacatctCCTGAAAGGCTGAGGAATAAAATTAAGATGAATTCAGTTgaaagtctttatttataaagagacTGTAGAGGATTTGCTTCTCAGAGTGAGACTGGAGgaattcagttttaaagagtCAGAGCATCGTATGTAATGCTGAGTgttcagataaatatttaaaactattaataatctgatgtttaaacagttaactgTTCTCTCTCAGTGATCATGTGAGATTACTGAATTAAACGTGGAACTATTCTGAcagtaaaagtgtaatttataggtgataattctatttattttgtggaagtGTGCATGCAGTGACTGAGTGGCGTCTAATCAGGGTGATGTGCTGTGGATTTTATTCTGGTTACAGCACGCAGTCATGTGATCTCTGATGTCACGGAGCTGCACGTCGCTGGTACTTACTTCATCTCTTTGGCAGCACCGATTCCTCAGGTAGCAGATTATCATCACAGGCAGCGCAACAAGCAGAAGAACCATCAGCACTATCAGGATAATCGCCCACACTGGTAgcgttctctctgtctcaaacacacacacacacacacacacacacacacacacacacacacacacacacacacagttagctttactgactttatcctacacacacacacacacacacacacacacacactgttagctttactgactttatcctacacacacacacacacacacactgttagctttaatgacttcatcctacacacactttgACTGCAAAAATCCTATTTGTTTCTTAGAAGaggatttatatttaaatgttgaaGTTTCCTCACTGACACCAATCACACTGAATACGTACCTCTCACTGAGACTGAGTAAATATGAAGGTCTTCATTATTCTCCGTGTCTCGGACGATGTAAACTCCCCCATCAGTCAGCTTTACTCCTCTCAGTGTAAGaactgtgttagtgagtgatgtTCTCGGTGTGTATTCAGCTGTACAGCGTAGTGAGCTTCTATCCACAGTGCAGATCTGTTCACCATAAGGATCTGCTGAATCTTCACCCTTATAGATCACCTCCACTCGCTCTGATACGTGCAAATCCAGCTGCAGATCTTCACCAGGGTTTATCTGAACTGATGATATCATggctgaggagaaaaaacactCCACATCTTAACTGggtgtaaatgtgatataacacattaaacctAAATCAGTAAGAGTGTATAAGCTATAGAGCAGGTAAAGACACTTACTCTCGATGCTGAGACGCACATCATTAATGTCTCTGCCATCACACTCACACGTGTACGTGTTCCTCTTACTGTAATCAGCTGCAGTGATGGTGAGGGTGAGATCTCCCTTCAGGTACTGATCATGGGACATTTTAAATCCCTCCTTTAGTGACCAGCAGGATGTCTGATCACACCGAGCCACTGCATGATCTCGGTCACTGAACAGAGTCCATTTGGCCTCACGAGAACATTTCCGTTCACAGGGCAGAGCAGCAGCCTGATTACACTTCACCTGTACAGTAGTGACAGCTGATACAGGtactgaaagagagaagcaggtaaacagaataaaatataaacctatacATGCACATacgattaaattaaaattaaaatgtgtatatctCACACATTTCAGTATAAAGCCTTCctataaaacactctgtgtttataaataaaacaatatgcaCATGTGACCTGGTTGCAAGAAAACCATAAGAGACCAGAACCTGTCATAAGAGAACTACAGATTCTTTCAAGAATCAGACTGATGTTAGCTAAAATGTTCTTCAGTTGTTATTATGGATTAGCACTAAAGGACAGCGAGTGCTGTTCAGCTAAACTAACAGTGGAACTCTAGAAGATCCTTACGGTATGATTTTTTAGCAGGCTATACAGGTTTATTAAAGCAATGTAAATGAGTtattttagctaactagcaagctaagcctgttaaattgttgattatttgaTAGTAACGCAGTGAAAACAGTTGTGTTTATAATCACATTTCTGATTCTGACGCTCAAAAGCACAGCTCAAcgttttagaaaacaaattctgtctCAGCTCTTAAATCATTATAGTCTCCTGCATTGTTTCTGCAACCAGGAGGTGCAGCTGATGTCACACTAACGTCTCTCACTCAGGAGTCtataattcatgttttatatcatATGTGATctgtatacatacattttaaacaatattgctgttttacatttcactaaatgttattatacgcttttctctttccattatAATCACAACTGATTAAATAGCagcataaaatttaaaaaaaaatatcagtaaagatcaagatcaagatattttacattcaattcaattcaattttatttgtatagcgcttttaacaatggacattgtcacaaagcagctttacagaaataaatggattcacaaaaatatattgtaaatatttaaatttatcactgtgaatttatccctaatgagcaagccagtggcgacggtggcaaggaaaaactccccgagatgatatgaggaagaaaccttgagaggaaccaggctcaaaagggaacccatcctcatctgggtgcaacggatagtgcaattataaataaatcccttctactattgtgtactatatggacaaatagtgcaattgtgcaaccaataaattcatcacagtatttgcaagaggtccggctggttaaaatctatccactgtccactgatggagtcctgagtacgaagctgctcgtggcaactgcagccccaaagccactacagcaatcgcagtcccaagccattacagtacagctccccatatgtgatccccaagccatctccacagcccccaggtggcaccatccccagcaatccaaacagttcttcaggcagtccatatggggccacccccagcgtACATGAatacattctgaagtgtttttattttttatttactgaaatgattTCTAAACATATATGCTAACGAATCAGAAAAAAACTAAAGGTACTGACACTTTCAGCCTCATCACTAAATCcagagtaaataaacagaataaatctaAAAGCCTCCATCCCGACAGGCTCCACCCCCTTTCCCCTGGTGACTGGTACACTGCTGCAGTTtggcctgtatttgcatatggaacctgattggctcttatatttgaTGACGCAGTAACACTCTCCTGTAACTCAGGTTTGTTTCTTAATAGAAGGATTTTCACACTTTGATCCTCTGAATTCTGAAATTAAATCCtgagaaagtaaatgtaattaatcctaaaacatgtttaatagaGGTTTGTAAGACTGTAAGAGGAACTCGCTGAGCCCAGTGTGAGCAGTGAGACTgaaatcacactcacctgtgatgAACGTGAGGATGAATAAAAGCAGGACATGGTGAGGAACCCTGCAGGACTCCATGTCTGAGACacaacaccaccagcagcactgcacaggtGAGAACAGGTGAGGAATTAACCAGGTACCTAAACACAATAAGTGCAGTGGGAAAGCTTAAGAACAAAGAACGACATGGAGAGTAGAGACAggaacctgacacacacacacacacacacacacacacacacacacacacacagacacacacacagtcacacacacagtcacacacacagtcacacacacacacacacagtcacacacacacacacacacacacacacacacacacacacactggagctgtgacggCTAAGTGAGGGGCTAGAAATTACtaatattgattaatatttatttgtagctaTCTACTTCATAAAACTTTGTAACCTCATTAACTAagaattactactactactaataataatgataagatatgataaaaaaaaatgttataataaaagtggggttttttttttgcttttttaatttatgcaacCATCAACAACATACATAATCACTAAGACAATACTACACGTGtacaaacagaggaaaaaacagaaggaacaaacataaaatactgtttacatacaaataaaaaacatacaggAAATTCATGAACAAAATCAGGTATCAGCATCGATTCATCCCATTTCAGCTATAACTGATTCTGAAGATAACTTATGAAAGGCCACATAACAGCGAATGTGGAGCAGAACCCCACAGATTCAGTCTTATTTTTCCAGACTTAAGAATTGTAGTACTTTTCTAGCCCACTGTTTAAAGGAAAGAGGGGAAGCCTGTTTCCATCTGAGCAGAATCAATTGCCTCACCAGAAGAGAATAAAAGATGCATAGCGGTTGATATCACTGTTTGAAAGAGTGGTCTTTTCACTGACAATACCAAAGATGGCTTTTAGAGGGTTTGGACTAACATTTTTACTAAATCTTAGAATAAGACTCAAAAATCAGTGACCAGAAAGCAAACAGCCTGGGACAAACCCAAAACATACGGGCAAGTGTAGCAGGGGATTGAATGCATCTTGAGTTCGGTCAATACGAGGAGAATATATTTGCCAACCTGGCCTTAGATAAATGAAGTCTGTGTACCACTTTAAATTGCAAGAGACTGTGTCTGGCATAAATAGAAGACCCATGAACACTATATTTAGCCTCATGTCACTCCTTGTCAGTCACGCAAAGTTTAAGATCTAGTTGCCAAGAGTCTCTGTGCATTATTAGGAGTGGACAATAATGATGCAGGTTTTATGTACAAACTGAAGATAGTACCTCTCTGAGCCGGGCTGACAGGAAATAACTGGACTATTGTATTTGGttcaggaaggaaaagaaaagaggtgAAATTCTTGCACATAAAATCACTCATCTGTAGATATCTGAAAAAATGAGTCTTTGGTATTCTGAACTGAGATTCTAATTGTGCAAATGATAGGAAGCTCCCATCAACAAATAGATCTTTGAATAATGAAATGACTTTTTCCTGCCATAGCAAGAATGCAAGGTCATTAAGAGACTGGACAAATCCATAATTTCTGGCACCTGGTGCACAAACAGAACCTCTCTGCCATCCATAATATTTACGAATTTGGACCCAAATCTGAACAGAATTCCAGTCCACAGGACGTACCGAATGAGAGCCAAGACCGAGTGGTAAGGGTGAGAATAAAAGAGctggaaatgaaaaaggaaGGCAAGCTGAGGATTCAATATGGACCCAATCCGGTAAATGATTAGAGTTATGTGAATCCTACCAATATGCTAAAGCTCTCAAATTGCAGGCCCAGTAATATAGTTGGAAATGTGGAAGAGCCATCCTCCCTAGTTCCTTGGGATTTCATAAAAAACACAAGCATATTCTAGGGAGTTTCTTATTCCAATCTTATTCCAAAGAAAAGATGCTATtgtcttatttaaataaacaacataagattttttaatatttatatatactttccAGGGGATAGGAAGCCTGGACTATTTTTCAACAGCTATCTTTGTTCAGACTAAATGTGGAGCAAAATTAAGTGATAGTGAAGTGATaatgaagtgacttgtggccaagtatgacccatactaggaatttgtgctctgcatttaacccacacacacacacccggagcagtgggcagccttttttttttttttttttttttgctgtggcgcccggggagcagttgggggttcggtgccttgctcaagggtctcacctcagtcgtggtattgagggtgagagagagcgctggtcattcactccccccacctacaatccctgccggacccgagactcgaacccacaaccttcaggttcaccttcgggttacaagtccgagtctctaaccattaggcttAAATAACTCAGAAATATTTCTTGATACAACCACACCAAGATATGTGACACTGTCTGGGGCTAATTTAAATGGATAAGCAGAAAAGGAAGATAGTTTTGCAGCTTGATTTATAGGAAATAGCTCACTCTTGGAAAGATTGACATTATATCCTGACATAGTGCTGAAACACTCAAATACAGccacaacatgaggaagagaaTTATGTGGATCTGAGATATACAGGAGCAGGTCATCTGCGTATAATGATAATTTACGCTCTCTGCCCCTCTAATAATTCCCTGAATAACTGATGTTGATCTCAGCAAAACAGCTAAAGGTTCAATCGCTACTGTGAAAAGTGGGGACACATGGGGCCTCCCTGTCTAGTTCCCCTGTGTAATGGAAGAAATTGTGAACTAATATTATTAGTGATGACAGATGAGGAGGGAAAAGCATACAGAAATTTTACCCATGATAAGAACTTTGGGCCCAAACCGAATTTCtttaaacagctgaaaagatccacTTCTCTCTATCAAAAGCTTTTTCAGCATCTAGAGATATTATAATTTCTGGTATAAGCTTATTTATATAAAGGGagtaaataatatcaaatactctgtgaatattaaaaaaagaaaatcgaTTTTTTATGAATCCGGTCTGGTCCGGTGTTATGATGGAAGGTAGAACATTCTCCAATTTTCGGGTTAAAACTTTGCCAATATTTTACAGTCCACATTAAGCAAAGACACAGGCCAAAACGATCCACAGTTAAGGAGATCTTTCCCTTTCTTAAGTAGCACTGAAACTGCTGCTTGATAAAATGTATGTGGAAGACGGTCTACAAGAAATGATTCCTCACATACTGCCAGTAAAAGAGGTTTTAGTTTTTccttgaacatttttaaaaattctactgTGAAACCATCAGGGTCTGGGGTTTTtgagttttgcatatttaaaagaGCCAAATTAAGTTCTTCTAGGTTTAGGGGCTTCTCTGGTTCTGCTTCATCATCTACAAgaattttggggaaaaaaaatcaagttcgGATGGGTCGTGCTCAATTTCAGACGAATATAAGGAAGTATagaattgttttaaaaactgaattcaTTTCTAATTCATCCTTTGTGACTTTACCATCATCCTTACAGATGTACGTTATTATATTAGAAGGTGATTTGTGTGAGAATTTGAACGCTAATACAATTTAGAACGAGACTGAAGAAGTCGTTCCGTTTGTTCAGTTGTTATTCGCTCAGTCTCAGTTTGCAGCCTTGttctttctgtaaaaagttCAGATGAAGGCTTAGTTGTGGGTTTTGAGTCTAATTGTTTAATCTAAGTGATGAGATCATTCCAGtgctgtttactttttttttttttactctcccaagatgaaaatgaaattatttcctCCATCAAGCAAGCTTTTAAAGAGTGTAGCTTCACTCTCATCTGGAGAATGGCTGAGAGATAAAAAAGACATCAATTTATAAATGTtgccttttttcacttttttcacaaaaCCACAAAGCTAAAGCAGCAATAAAACCGGAAGTGAAAAACCAGGTGTTCTTCCTGAAAGCACTgaagcaagcacacacacacacacacacacacaccacagacacacacaaacacacacacacaccacacacacacacacacacccaaagcaccttaactttctacaaaacgattattttaaatagatcagtaacaaaacaaacacacaacaattcaTAGTATCTGTGAGTATACAGGCTAAAAAATGGCAATATCGATCGAAGTTtaaagagataataataataataataataataataatatagtttcttaaaaaagtttttttttgtaaatttatttttatctggcTTAAAACTTTTTAGagtctcatatatatatatatatatatatacatatatacatatacacatatatatatatatatatatatatatatatatatataaacacatttatataaatcttttaGCCTGTATACTGATAGATACTGTCAATTGCTGTTGTTCGTTTTGtgacttatttaattaaaatgatcgTTGTGTAGAAAGTTAAGCTGCTTTTTACGTGCGGCTTCATTAACCGTGCTTTCAGGAGGAGCAGTGAGATTACTCGCAGTGTCAGGagccattttgttgtttag
This genomic interval from Pangasianodon hypophthalmus isolate fPanHyp1 chromosome 4, fPanHyp1.pri, whole genome shotgun sequence contains the following:
- the LOC128318098 gene encoding uncharacterized protein LOC128318098 is translated as MNYRLLSERLPVSAVTTVQVKCNQAAALPCERKCSREAKWTLFSDRDHAVARCDQTSCWSLKEGFKMSHDQYLKGDLTLTITAADYSKRNTYTCECDGRDINDVRLSIETMISSVQINPGEDLQLDLHVSERVEVIYKGEDSADPYGEQICTVDRSSLRCTAEYTPRTSLTNTVLTLRGVKLTDGGVYIVRDTENNEDLHIYSVSVRERTLPVWAIILIVLMVLLLVALPVMIICYLRNRCCQRDERSSSGAGRDQTWNGTSEMPKLPEKQMMMKQEENRMMLEQEENRMMLEQEENRMMLEQGENLKLKHKNGVTEGRDL